The sequence AAGCATTCCTTGGCTCTCAACACCTGAAAGCTTTTTGGGCTTCAGGTTTAAGACGAAAATAAACTTTTTTCCTTCAAGATCCTCGGGAGTGTATTGATCAGCTAAACCAGTTATTATAGTCCTCTGCTCACTTCCAAAGTCCACTTCGAGTTTTATGAGCTTCTTAGTTCTCTTCAGCTTTTCAGCTCTCTTAACGAGGCCCACCCTAAGGTCAAACTTCCAGAATTCATTGACATCATAAAGCTCCATAAATTTCACCACAAAAAATTGGGGAAGCGAATATTTAGGCTTTGTGCTGGGAGGAAGCATCTGCACTAAACTTCAAAATGATAAAAATGCTGAGAAGTATTAAGAGGGAAGCAAGAAGGAAGTCTGCAAAGAATCCCCCTGCTTTCACGATAAATCCGCTCAATATACTTCCGATGATAGCACCGAGAGAACTTATCAGGTTATAAAAGCCCATCATTGCCCCTTTTTCTTTCTCTTTCGCAAGCTTAGAGATTATTGAAGTCGTTGATATGCCTATGTATGCCCATGAATAGCCAGCCAGTGCATAGGAGACGAAGGCGTAGAGTTTAAATACCGCTCCAGTTTGAGATAAGCCGAGCAGAATAAGGGAAAAGCCAAAGCTTCTTATGCTCAATCCCCTAAGGAGAGAAGCTTTTCCACCTCTTCTCTCGGTGTGTATTCCGGCTTTCATATACATGTAGGCTGCTATTGATGAGTTTAGAACAGCAGCTAGATATATCTCGGACGTGCTAACATTGCGGGATTTTAACAGGACTGGGAATTGTGAAAAATATAACATCGCTCCTACCCAGAAGAGGATTGAGGCAAGATAAAACTCCTTAAACTCCAAAAATCTTGTGAGAGCTCGCTTGTTGTACTCGGGCAGGTGAATCATGATGTTTGGCAGATACCTAAACTTTTCGACAATGTAG comes from Thermococcus litoralis DSM 5473 and encodes:
- the metG gene encoding methionine--tRNA ligase subunit beta — protein: MELYDVNEFWKFDLRVGLVKRAEKLKRTKKLIKLEVDFGSEQRTIITGLADQYTPEDLEGKKFIFVLNLKPKKLSGVESQGMLIVAESEDGKVYLLPVPDEVPIGTKVW
- a CDS encoding MFS transporter — translated: MKASRKRENASLRAIEDSALFAYTKKSKIRWFYAFVPFKVSTGGTSTLIPLLTLEAGGSAQEVGVINAIGSIASMIGGVFWGKLSDKMLKRKPFLILGFIGTSLFSFLMAFSRSITQLMVLNFLYSFFIAATIPIPVILIARVLKKKQLDYGIAKFNEIGGWAWVIGLILGFFLAYFLSIRQLLVVFAVVNIPSIVLGVKWIQEAPFRIERKSLGVYANYIVEKFRYLPNIMIHLPEYNKRALTRFLEFKEFYLASILFWVGAMLYFSQFPVLLKSRNVSTSEIYLAAVLNSSIAAYMYMKAGIHTERRGGKASLLRGLSIRSFGFSLILLGLSQTGAVFKLYAFVSYALAGYSWAYIGISTTSIISKLAKEKEKGAMMGFYNLISSLGAIIGSILSGFIVKAGGFFADFLLASLLILLSIFIILKFSADASSQHKA